GCGAATCTTACAAAAGAACAAGTGAAGGATGAAATGTTAGAACATTAATATTTCGAATTAAACATACTAAGATTAGCTGTGAAGAAATTTATGACGATAGATTTCTTCACAGCTATTTTTTATAGTTGTAGAGAGAAGTAGATCGAGCAGCTCCGTGGATCTTTGAATCCGTAAAATAAACTGATCAGCTTTACTCTCCTTTTGAAATTCGATTGAAGTATGTTGGGTTCTAGAAACCGTGTATAGGAAAATGAAATGAAAAAGGCTAAGTAAAGTTAAAATCTTCTCAATTCAATAAAGAAAGGTATGATTTTTATCAACTGTTTAGGCATTGATGTAAGTAAGTCAGAAAGTGTGGTCGCACATTATAAGGATGAAGTTTTGGTTAAAGAATTGGTCATTCAAAATAATCAAAATGGCTATCGTCATCTTGAAAATTATATCAAGCATCTTGATTCCCTATTTATCCTCTTTGAATCAACAGGTATTTATTCAAGGGGCATGAAACGCTTCTGTGCAGTTCACAAAATAGATTACTTAGAAATGAATCCCCTAGAAGCCAAGTTCAAAATGAGTTCATTAAGGTCATGGAAAACAGATAAATCAGACGCACATAAACTTGCACTTCTTGCCTTTAGAATGAAAGATTCAAAGGTACAACGTCAGTCTGAAGAGATATACTTTGAACTGAGAGAACGTGCACGCTTTCACTTAGAAATGGAGACGAACCAAAATCGTCTCAAAGTTGAGTTAGTCGAAACACTACATCAAACATTTCCAGGGTTAGAAAAGTTATTTACTAACAGATATTCAAAAATCGCATTAAATATAGCTAAAACATTTCCTCATCCTGATTATGTAAGCATGTTGTCTGATGATGAATTAGTCGAAAAAGTGCTTCATTCAACTGATAAAGGCATTTCAGTTAATAAAGCTCACAAGTATGCCCAAAAATTAATTGAGATCAAGAATAATAGTTTTCCGAATGTGGACAAGTCTTCTTTTCTAATAAAAAAAGTCCAATACCTATGTGACAAACTGCTTATTGCGATAGAAGAAAAGAAAGTATTTGATCAGGAAATGATTGATCTAGCAAAAAAAACGACTGAGTTTGAAAACATTATTTCAATTCCTGGCATCGGAGAACTCACAGCTGCATTGCTTATTGGGGAGCTTGGTGATATTAGAAATTTTAAAACAAATAAACAACTGAATGCATTTGTAGGTATTGATATTAAACGTTATCAATCAGGAACTTCAAAAAGTAGAGATACAATCAACAAAAGAGGAAATAAAAAAGCGAGACGTTTATTGTATTTGATCATTATGAACATTATTAGGGGAAGAAATCATTATCAAAGCCATATTGTGGATTATTATTACAAATTAAGAGAGCAGCCTCATGGGAAACCCCACAAGACTGCCGTAATAGCGAGTATCAATCGCTTATTAAAGACCATTCACTACTTGATAGTCAATGATAAATTATATGATTATCAGAAAGCACCCCACTAACGAAACCATATAATCATATAC
Above is a genomic segment from Staphylococcus delphini containing:
- a CDS encoding IS110 family transposase, with protein sequence MNCLGIDVSKSESVVAHYKDEVLVKELVIQNNQNGYRHLENYIKHLDSLFILFESTGIYSRGMKRFCAVHKIDYLEMNPLEAKFKMSSLRSWKTDKSDAHKLALLAFRMKDSKVQRQSEEIYFELRERARFHLEMETNQNRLKVELVETLHQTFPGLEKLFTNRYSKIALNIAKTFPHPDYVSMLSDDELVEKVLHSTDKGISVNKAHKYAQKLIEIKNNSFPNVDKSSFLIKKVQYLCDKLLIAIEEKKVFDQEMIDLAKKTTEFENIISIPGIGELTAALLIGELGDIRNFKTNKQLNAFVGIDIKRYQSGTSKSRDTINKRGNKKARRLLYLIIMNIIRGRNHYQSHIVDYYYKLREQPHGKPHKTAVIASINRLLKTIHYLIVNDKLYDYQKAPH